A stretch of the Porites lutea chromosome 12, jaPorLute2.1, whole genome shotgun sequence genome encodes the following:
- the LOC140921778 gene encoding uncharacterized protein, with protein sequence MNLAVNPADGLETGLGICSLYSHKDPKRNKMPESKQIVYYESNPKSESVNNPLYESGVEFSSGVSTENPIYDAGAEPGLFNPLYHSKLEITEGYQDQSTQEEVMRPLESNDVRECQNPLYGAVTAADESFA encoded by the exons ATGAACTTGGCAGTTAACCCCGCTGATGGATTAGAGACTGGTCTCGGCATTTGTAGCCTTTACAGTCACAA ggacCCAAAACGAAATAAAATGCCGGAAAGCAAGCAAATTGTTTATTACGAGAG CAATCCCAAATCAGAGTCAGTGAACAACCCCCTCTACGAAAG tgGCGTAGAGTTCTCATCGGGTGTCTCGACAGAAAACCCAATCTATGATGC GGGAGCTGAGCCCGGATTATTTAATCCGCTGTACCATTCCAAGCTTGAAATTACAGAGGGTTATCAAGACCAAAGCACACAAGAAGAGGTGATGCGGCCTCTGGAGTCAAATGACGTCCGAGAATGTCAGAATCCTTTATATGGTGCCGTGACGGCAGCTGACGAAAG